In Magnolia sinica isolate HGM2019 chromosome 12, MsV1, whole genome shotgun sequence, a single genomic region encodes these proteins:
- the LOC131221560 gene encoding uncharacterized protein LOC131221560 isoform X3, with protein sequence MLADFRSLVSSFKVSCISYTKELLIVTAMKCATQVNFLLVIHCCNSMPEEKKAILIAGGAAWELPIVSSRPDDYT encoded by the exons ATGCTTGCAGATTTCAGATCTCTCGTTTCTTCTTTTAAAG TTTCCTGTATCAGTTACACAAAGGAGCTGCTCATTGTCACAGCCATGAAGTGTGCTACACAGGTTAACTTTTTGTTGGTTATTCACTG CTGCAATTCAATGCCTGAAGAGAAAAAAGCTATATTAATCGCAGGTGGAGCAGCTTGGGAACTTCCAATTGTGAGTTCACGACCAG ATGATTATACTTGA
- the LOC131221560 gene encoding uncharacterized protein LOC131221560 isoform X1, giving the protein MLADFRSLVSSFKVSCISYTKELLIVTAMKCATQVNFLLVIHCCNSMPEEKKAILIAGGAAWELPIMIILEGAKATTETVDALRTGASAMKSIQISLQVKSSPSKFSTPISQIVIG; this is encoded by the exons ATGCTTGCAGATTTCAGATCTCTCGTTTCTTCTTTTAAAG TTTCCTGTATCAGTTACACAAAGGAGCTGCTCATTGTCACAGCCATGAAGTGTGCTACACAGGTTAACTTTTTGTTGGTTATTCACTG CTGCAATTCAATGCCTGAAGAGAAAAAAGCTATATTAATCGCAGGTGGAGCAGCTTGGGAACTTCCAATT ATGATTATACTTGAAGGTGCAAAGGCAACAACAGAAACTGTAGATGCTCTGAGGACAGGAGCATCAGCAATGAAGTCTATCCAGATCTCCTTGCAAGTTAAATCCTCACCATCAAAATTCTCAACACCCATATCACAGATAGTAATTGGCTAG
- the LOC131221560 gene encoding uncharacterized protein LOC131221560 isoform X2: protein MYSLLSYTKELLIVTAMKCATQVNFLLVIHCCNSMPEEKKAILIAGGAAWELPIMIILEGAKATTETVDALRTGASAMKSIQISLQVKSSPSKFSTPISQIVIG, encoded by the exons ATGTACAGTTTACTCAG TTACACAAAGGAGCTGCTCATTGTCACAGCCATGAAGTGTGCTACACAGGTTAACTTTTTGTTGGTTATTCACTG CTGCAATTCAATGCCTGAAGAGAAAAAAGCTATATTAATCGCAGGTGGAGCAGCTTGGGAACTTCCAATT ATGATTATACTTGAAGGTGCAAAGGCAACAACAGAAACTGTAGATGCTCTGAGGACAGGAGCATCAGCAATGAAGTCTATCCAGATCTCCTTGCAAGTTAAATCCTCACCATCAAAATTCTCAACACCCATATCACAGATAGTAATTGGCTAG